One genomic region from Nymphaea colorata isolate Beijing-Zhang1983 chromosome 10, ASM883128v2, whole genome shotgun sequence encodes:
- the LOC116261781 gene encoding membrane-anchored ubiquitin-fold protein 3-like has protein sequence MSSEGQLEIKFRLYDGSDIGPSLYAPATTVQALKEKLVADWPQDKKIVPKTASDLKLINAGKILENNKTLAESTTPMGEPPAGVITMHVVVQPSLPRKKTEKNLDDMPKKSFCSCTIM, from the exons ATGTCAAGTGAAGGTCAGcttgagatcaaattccgtCTCTACGATGGATCAGATATTGGTCCCAGTTTATATGCACCTGCAACCACAGTCCAGGCACTTAAAGAAAAGCTTGTTGCAGACTGGCCACAAG ataaaaaaattgtgcCAAAAACCGCAAGTGACCTGAAGCTCATCAATGCTGGAAAAATTTTGGAGAACAATAAGACTCTTGCTGAGTCTACAACACCCATGGGGGAACCTCCAGCTGGCGTGATCACAATGCATGTTGTAGTCCAGCCTTCATTACCAAGGAAGAAAACAG AGAAGAACCTGGATGACATGCCAAAGAAGAGCTTCTGTTCCTGTACCATCATGTAG